From a single Cotesia glomerata isolate CgM1 linkage group LG6, MPM_Cglom_v2.3, whole genome shotgun sequence genomic region:
- the LOC123267021 gene encoding uncharacterized protein LOC123267021 translates to MSDNSDNHLSTAEDLNDMSDATSQVVSKNNPSTAEDQQNAVSDVIPRVASKRSVEKALEFIRRRRNQKLLKRKGTLETDLEYKIVANCITSLTAPLTRVNVGSAFVRTFIPIEIRNALLNEEWPSVLKLFLMLLKSEKGEPLVWRYAFLIYLRCPASDQYTFEDFITMCRGTDPSNYSTLLEKLLSLSKTTEENT, encoded by the exons ATGTCTGACAATTCTGATAATCATTTATCAACTGCAGAGGATTTAAATGATATGTCTGACGCTACATCTCAAGTAGTTAGCAAAAATAATCCATCAACTGCAGAGGATCAACAAAATGCTGTTTCTGACGTTATACCTAGAGTAGCTAGCAAAAGGAGTGTG gaAAAAGCCTTGGAATTTATTCGTCGACGCCGTAAccaaaaactattaaaacggAAAGGAACTCTTGAGACTGATCTAGAGTATAAGATAGTTGCTAACTGCATAACAAGTTTAACTGCTCCTCTTACAAGAGTTAATGTAGGGTCGGCATTTGTTAGAACTTTTATACCAATAGAAATTAGAAATGCTTTACTAAATGAAGAGTGGCCATCAGTTCTAAAATTATTCCTCATGTTATTAAAATCTGAGAAAGGTGAGCCATTAGTATGGAGgtatgcatttttaatttatcttcgATGCCCTGCTAGCGATCAATATACATTTGAAGACTTCATTACGATGTGTCGCGGTACTGATCCATCTAATTATAGTAcacttttagaaaaattattatcattgtcaAAAACAACCGAAGAAAATACATAA